The genomic segment AAGCGTTGACAACAAAGTATGTTGATCAAATAAAATACCTAAAGTTTAAGAATAAGAACATGGAAAGAGAGTTAAAAAGCCTAGTGAGGAAGAGAATAATTTGATGCAAAAATACTTGATAAAAGTAAAAACTAAGAACATACCTTCAGTGGGAGCACATATTTGATTTTCATGTATAGGAAAAATCTATTAATTGTGCTAACCACTATCAATTTACCAACTTCTACTTTCTGCCCATTTGTATCGATCCATGGGTTTTTAGTGAAATAATAATGCACAAGATTTCGAAGATCTGataattttaaaggatttttGGATGAGGTTCCAACATGGTAAATGGTCTCACAAGAATATTGATGCTGTGCATAATGAACTTCCATGGCCACAACCATGGCATTCACCACCATATCTACTGGTATCTACAAATATAAATTAGAAATAGAAGTTCAGCAGCATGTTTTTCATGTCCAGTTCTAATTAATTATGCCTAGTTAAAGGAAGACGTTATCGAAAAATTGAAACTAGAATTCTCACCACATCAAGAGCAGAGTTAAGATTGCCAGGAAAACATGTTAGCTTCCCTTTTCCATAATTCACGAGGACAACATCCATGGTTCTGTAAAtaagaaaccatccataaattttTGTAAGTTGTCGATTTAGTGCATTTACGTGACACCTTTAAACCAACGCTAAATAATCTATAATATATTATTCTTTAAATATTTGGCGAGTTCATGTCCTAAATTAATTTGTATCACTTGAGTTATATTTAGCGAATTCATGTCATCCATTAATCCATAACAATTGAGTTggaaaattataaagaaaaattattgtcttataaagtaaattatttactataaaagtatttttatttaaaatttttatgtgttaaattcACTTATAACTACATGAAGTACTGAACCAGcaacttaaatataataataataaattgaattatagtgtTAGTACCTGACACCTTCAATCCAACCAGGGAAAGGTTGTTTGTAAGTGCTTGCAATGATTGTGGGGCGTATTATAACAAGAGGCAAATCTCCTTTGAACTTCCCTAAAAGCATCTCTCCCATTGCCTTTGTAAATACATACGTATTTGGCCACCCATTCATTTTTGCCCtgtattaaaataaacaaaaacttgTAATTCATTATTCTTAATCGTTATGATTGAGTGTATCATTATTTTATTCTAGATTTTGTACTTAAGCAATATGTTATCATTTTTAGTTTGTGATCTTAGGTTTAACTTATATTGTCATACATGTAATAGAATGAAACCTTTCAAGGCCGAATTCCTTCATTGACGATGTTATTGCTTTATCTGGGATGCACTGATTTTGTAGTTGGCTTAGCAGTTCCTCGGCAAGTCTCTTTTCTTCAAAAATGTTGATGTCATttcttcttttcaaattctcacccTTCTCTAATATTATTCCCGTCTCTTCACCGCCTACATAAGCTAAAACAACAacaaagaaattaataaaattagtaatcaaatatatttaatattacgCTACTAATTTGCAAAAGACTTTCCCTTGAAATACATTAAGAAGGATATAGCATACCAGTTGAAATGTGGAGAAACAATTTTACTTCATCACATTTCTTTCCAAAATTTAGAACATTGAGAGCTCCAAATGTATTGATGCCTAGCGCATCATCATACCTTCAAAATCAAAGAATAAAtcaagttgataaattaatagCATCATTTATATGGTATTTTGTTGTAAATTGATTCATAACTTTAACGCCctctaatatttaaaagaaaattttgagaacTATTAACCAAATGCATGTTTAAAATTAGATGAGATAAAACTTAGCATAAAAACATATGAGATACAATTCAAATATGAGAATGGTTAGCTCCTTTAATTACAACATAGTTCTAATTTACCTTTCACCGAAGTTTGTTGAGGCAGCTACATTTACTATAATTTGGATTTTCTTCAGCATTTCTTCTCTTAATTCTGAATCATTCAATCCcaagttttcaaaagaaatatcaCCTGCTACTGCTTTCACCCTACTTGATATCAAATCATCAAATTTCGAACCCCAATTATTGCGAAGAATCTTAAACAATTCTGTGCTTATGATCTACATACAAATTTTAATACATGTCAGTTTTATTTTCATCGAATATTTGGTATATAAAACCACGTCAAACTATGTATCTTACATATTTCAAACATTGGTTGTAGGGGCGAAATCAGGCCCcgcccctaaaatggaaaattttttatttaggatctttaaaattttaaattagtaaagataaaattgcactttactccctaaaaatgataaaattttgatttaatattttaaaaatgacatttttactatcgtaaaaattataatttaatttcgcccCCTAAAGAATTTTTTTGACTTCGCCCCTGGTTGTTTGAATAGGTAAAAGTAGGTATATGTTTTATATACCTCATCATATAACCGTTGTGTGGCCGATTTGTTATTTGAAGCCCTCACAAGAAGATAaagcttattcacattcggtTGAAGTCTTAGTATCTTCTCGACAAAAACTAATAACCATGATAAACattaaatcatttatcaattttgttttcaataaaatcaCATTTGGCTTTGTAAAGAGAAAGTAAGAGTAGTACCCTTGGCCAAAAATCCAGTTGCACCTGTGATTAATATGGTCTTGCCTTGAAGGAACTTGACTGCATTATTCAACTCCATTTCTGAGTCTGACAaccataaaatttaagaaaatatattacGATGGAGAGAATATATATACTGGTTTCAATGTAACTACATTTGTGattattgtaatattttaatataattaattgaataagttacataCAAATATTGATCAAGACAATAATATAAGGAAAATTTTAaagctgaattaaaaatataaataaataaaaatataatttaagagaaatttaaagttaaattcaAAATGTGAacatataattttgaaataaaaataaatgtaaatgTAGTAATATAGTAAACAATAAAATactaatagaaaataaaatctaAACAATGTATatcttaatttttctatttagatatatatatttttaaaatcgtcTAGTGTTAAATCATTGTTACATcaaattttaatctatttttttatattttaatatcccacgtattttatacattattattaattagtttcaaatcatacatctcattatttattgtatgttatttttaaacatgcAACAGTATTCTAAATATGTAATTTCCACGTACATATACATGTGATCCAATCAAGAAATTAAGATCGGAATATGAACATTTCTATAATGTCAAGTTAAAATAGCAATCATTttcacaaatatttttttaatcaaatttcaaaaattttaaaatttgagtgaaCTAAATACTTTTCTTaccaaaagtaaaaataaattaattttaaaattattcataatgtcATGTGTACATTGTTATCTGACATGTTAAATATTGTGATAATTGATATACGCTATTTTGTTACGTAATCTAATCATTAGTGAATAACAATTGTGTGATCAAAATTTTCAACGTCATtaactttggtacctaaattGACATTTTGATAGTTATATGGTCAAatcaaaactttcaaatagtGGAATGGTCGTATTTGTAATTCACCTTTTTGTTATCAATggttactactattattattttataattattaatatttaattataaaatttactaCCCGtatttgttcttattttttttctattaattgcTAATTACAAAAAGAAGTATAGTGATAAATTTAGTTCTTAATGTTTACATTTTTGTCAGTTTGattcttattctattttttttagctAATTTTGACCCTCAACATTTTAAAAAGAGACGAATTTGATCATCAACTtttcaaaaagagttgaatttgactaacaacaaaagaaATAATGATGTATACTTGTGAGTTAAAAACTTTTTAAATGCATGCAACTTTTTATTCTTGGTAACCACTTAAGCaaatattgaaaatttagtgATGAAATTTATATCTATAATAGTTTACTAATTTGCAAATGTAAAAgtctattttttattaataacatATGTAATTATGCAATTTATacaatatatttgaaataattaatgaaGTTGTTTTTATAGCAAACCCATTTATGCTTATAATCTCTCTCCTCCCTTCAATCGAAAGAAAACATATGATTAAGCATAACGAAATTATGAcggattaaaaaaataaaatttttgagagTTACGTACGTAATAGTAAGTAGGCGTAAGAAGAGTATGAAATGTGGAGAATCACATACCTTGATTGACAATAAGCTGTGGAGTTATGTTGGTTTGGAAAGCCTAGTCGCTCCTCACTCTATCACAAGTACCGTGGGAGAGTTTCTAATTTATAGAAGATGGCACGAAATTTATTGGGTGGCGGCTACATCTATGCAATCTATACCTATATACGGAAATGAAAGGGTAAACAAATTCTCTGggaatcataaatataaaatttgtaaatttcgcaataccattaccaattattctcattttcattttaaccactcaattttaataaatttttattttggttaccgTCGTtaattttagtcactcaactttaataaattttcattttggtcactcattttatatttttaaaaattaattttatttttttatctttttagaattaattttagtttttttcctagTAAAAGGGAAAACTATGAAGTTTTATAAGGAATTACTTGAGGTTTTATAAGAAAAACTTGGATTTTTACAAgaaaaatctttttaattttctttattccttccttttctagaattaattttagttttttttaaaaaagaaaagagataaatatatgctattcttaatatttttccattttttataatttttaaaaatcctatttttattttttttaatattttataatttataaaaattctaatttttataattttataatttttatgatattttaaaataaaattgatagaaatgatCAGATTTCGTCACATAGCATACATAAACCTAGTGTGCCATATGACAAAATTAACTGCATTAAAGAGCTTCCACAAAATGTTAGGATTCGAAAGCTTGGTTTATCAATTAAATTCGTTTTCAATTAAGAGttgaattaattattgaattattttgaaAGAGATATATTTAAAGGGGTAGTGTATATGGTTGATTGGAATATATATTAGACGCACACGAAAaagaattaaaacattattttattcGTATAATCCATAATAGACCcatgttaactttttttttttttatcgttAAGACTATTGTATTTAAAATAGTTTATTAATGTAATAGCTTGCAAGCTAATTTAAATTCTGTATCTTAAATGATAAAAAAGTATTATGTGTGAAAaaagtttttaagaaaatgtaaaaatttaatttattttttatattaaatttgtatttaattaaGTCTCTCATATCTTTGACCAcattaatcattaaaataaattgacTGGCTAATTAGATAGTGATATGTGACTTttggtttaatctaatatttctcataaaaatagttaaaaataaaaaaatagaaattattaaaaactaaaaatacttataaatattataaaaatctaataaatctaataaattataaaattaataaaacatatttaataatttatatatattttaaaattttatatcaattttgtagtcaataaatttcttaattttttaacttttataattatattaatactactatcattaaaataaaaaataagtgtttaatta from the Gossypium hirsutum isolate 1008001.06 chromosome D09, Gossypium_hirsutum_v2.1, whole genome shotgun sequence genome contains:
- the LOC107891584 gene encoding probable fatty acyl-CoA reductase 5 isoform X4, which translates into the protein MELNNAVKFLQGKTILITGATGFLAKVFVEKILRLQPNVNKLYLLVRASNNKSATQRLYDEIISTELFKILRNNWGSKFDDLISSRVKAVAGDISFENLGLNDSELREEMLKKIQIIVNVAASTNFGERYDDALGINTFGALNVLNFGKKCDEVKLFLHISTAYVGGEETGIILEKGENLKRRNDINIFEEKRLAEELLSQLQNQCIPDKAITSSMKEFGLERAKMNGWPNTYVFTKAMGEMLLGKFKGDLPLVIIRPTIIASTYKQPFPGWIEGVRTMDVVLVNYGKGKLTCFPGNLNSALDVIPVDMVVNAMVVAMEVHYAQHQYSSSMTEI
- the LOC107891584 gene encoding alcohol-forming fatty acyl-CoA reductase isoform X1 — protein: MELNNAVKFLQGKTILITGATGFLAKVFVEKILRLQPNVNKLYLLVRASNNKSATQRLYDEIISTELFKILRNNWGSKFDDLISSRVKAVAGDISFENLGLNDSELREEMLKKIQIIVNVAASTNFGERYDDALGINTFGALNVLNFGKKCDEVKLFLHISTAYVGGEETGIILEKGENLKRRNDINIFEEKRLAEELLSQLQNQCIPDKAITSSMKEFGLERAKMNGWPNTYVFTKAMGEMLLGKFKGDLPLVIIRPTIIASTYKQPFPGWIEGVRTMDVVLVNYGKGKLTCFPGNLNSALDVIPVDMVVNAMVVAMEVHYAQHQYSCETIYHVGTSSKNPLKLSDLRNLVHYYFTKNPWIDTNGQKVEVGKLIVVSTINRFFLYMKIKYVLPLKVFYLINILCCQRFEKIYTNLNRRVKFILRLAEFYKPYSFFTGIFDDRNLERLQRVAEERGVDLAEFNFDSRSIDWEDYIMNSHIPGLLNQGLL
- the LOC107891584 gene encoding probable fatty acyl-CoA reductase 5 isoform X3, whose product is MELNNAVKFLQGKTILITGATGFLAKVFVEKILRLQPNVNKLYLLVRASNNKSATQRLYDEIISTELFKILRNNWGSKFDDLISSRVKAVAGDISFENLGLNDSELREEMLKKIQIIVNVAASTNFGERYDDALGINTFGALNVLNFGKKCDEVKLFLHISTAYVGGEETGIILEKGENLKRRNDINIFEEKRLAEELLSQLQNQCIPDKAITSSMKEFGLERAKMNGWPNTYVFTKAMGEMLLGKFKGDLPLVIIRPTIIASTYKQPFPGWIEGVRTMDVVLVNYGKGKLTCFPGNLNSALDVIPVDMVVNAMVVAMEVHYAQHQYSCETIYHVGTSSKNPLKLSDLRNLVHYYFTKNPWIDTNGQKVEVGKLIVVSTINRFFLYMKIKYVLPLKLR
- the LOC107891584 gene encoding alcohol-forming fatty acyl-CoA reductase isoform X2, which codes for MMRVKAVAGDISFENLGLNDSELREEMLKKIQIIVNVAASTNFGERYDDALGINTFGALNVLNFGKKCDEVKLFLHISTAYVGGEETGIILEKGENLKRRNDINIFEEKRLAEELLSQLQNQCIPDKAITSSMKEFGLERAKMNGWPNTYVFTKAMGEMLLGKFKGDLPLVIIRPTIIASTYKQPFPGWIEGVRTMDVVLVNYGKGKLTCFPGNLNSALDVIPVDMVVNAMVVAMEVHYAQHQYSCETIYHVGTSSKNPLKLSDLRNLVHYYFTKNPWIDTNGQKVEVGKLIVVSTINRFFLYMKIKYVLPLKVFYLINILCCQRFEKIYTNLNRRVKFILRLAEFYKPYSFFTGIFDDRNLERLQRVAEERGVDLAEFNFDSRSIDWEDYIMNSHIPGLLNQGLL
- the LOC107891584 gene encoding probable fatty acyl-CoA reductase 5 isoform X5, coding for MELNNAVKFLQGKTILITGATGFLAKVFVEKILRLQPNVNKLYLLVRASNNKSATQRLYDEIISTELFKILRNNWGSKFDDLISSRVKAVAGDISFENLGLNDSELREEMLKKIQIIVNVAASTNFGERYDDALGINTFGALNVLNFGKKCDEVKLFLHISTAYVGGEETGIILEKGENLKRRNDINIFEEKRLAEELLSQLQNQCIPDKAITSSMKEFGLERAKMNGWPNTYVFTKAMGEMLLGKFKGDLPLVIIRPTIIASTYKQPFPGWIEGVRTMDVVLVNYGKGKLTCFPGNLNSALDVLR